Proteins co-encoded in one Ruegeria pomeroyi DSS-3 genomic window:
- a CDS encoding dihydrodipicolinate synthase family protein produces the protein MKYAKSEAKDHAREHMRGIWAAALNPFAEDLSFDEAGFRRNIRHWVDDLGIEGLFICGKQGEFFSMSLEERKRNLEVAVEECAGRAGTMMSVSDQNFDTVLELARHAQDVGADYIVVHAPVLHFVHDRDALLYEYYKAISEAVDIGIAMWSHPDSGYLMSPELCTRIADLPNVVAIKYSVPREMYARLTELAGDRIQVSTASEEEWFDNIVELGWRLYLCSSPPYQLQTANDRRMHDYTQLAFAGRIDEARAIRDSLDPVRQAIKSTKPGGKPQAHGKYWQELLGQTGGRVRFPMQELTEAEKSATRAAFAACGLRL, from the coding sequence ATGCGCGGCATCTGGGCCGCCGCCCTCAACCCCTTTGCCGAGGATCTGTCGTTCGACGAGGCCGGTTTTCGCCGCAACATTCGCCACTGGGTCGATGATCTGGGCATCGAGGGCCTCTTCATCTGCGGCAAACAGGGCGAGTTCTTCTCGATGTCGCTGGAGGAGCGCAAGCGCAACCTCGAGGTCGCGGTCGAGGAATGCGCCGGGCGCGCGGGCACCATGATGTCGGTCTCGGACCAGAACTTCGACACCGTGCTGGAACTGGCCCGCCATGCCCAGGATGTGGGCGCCGACTATATCGTGGTGCACGCGCCGGTGCTGCATTTCGTACACGACCGCGACGCGCTGCTCTACGAATACTACAAGGCCATCAGCGAGGCGGTCGATATCGGCATCGCCATGTGGAGCCACCCTGACAGCGGCTATCTAATGAGCCCCGAGCTCTGCACGCGCATCGCCGATCTGCCCAATGTGGTGGCGATCAAATACTCGGTCCCGCGCGAGATGTATGCCCGCCTGACCGAGTTGGCGGGTGACCGGATCCAGGTCTCCACCGCCTCCGAGGAGGAATGGTTCGACAATATCGTGGAGCTTGGCTGGCGGCTCTATCTCTGCTCTTCGCCCCCCTACCAGCTGCAAACCGCAAACGACCGGCGCATGCATGACTATACCCAACTGGCCTTTGCCGGCCGTATCGACGAGGCCCGCGCCATCCGCGACAGCCTCGACCCGGTGCGCCAGGCGATCAAATCCACCAAGCCGGGCGGCAAGCCGCAGGCGCATGGCAAATACTGGCAGGAGCTGCTGGGACAGACCGGCGGGCGCGTGCGCTTTCCGATGCAGGAACTGACCGAGGCTGAGAAATCCGCCACCCGCGCCGCGTTTGCGGCCTGCGGGCTGCGCCTCTGA
- a CDS encoding acetolactate synthase large subunit, which yields MSEMNGAESLVRSLLQSGVDTCFTNPGTSEMHFVAALDQVPGMRSVLALFEGVATGAADGYYRMASKPAATLLHLGPGLANGISNLHNAKKAGSGVVNIVGQHAASHLELDAPLTADIEGLARPVSHWVETSLSAADVGRDAARAVQAARSAPGQVATLILPSDTAWTPGGQVAPALPVPTREPVEAEMLEQAVAALSGPDSLLLLGGEALSAENLERAGRIAAATGCALLSEWANARVERGAGRVPVARVPYPIDMALEALSRFRRIVLLGARPPIGFFAYPGKPAVLTHPEAEIIALADWAADLDGALAGLERAVGAAGVVPVLAPPVAPGTVSGPCTPESVAAVLGQHIPEGAIVVDESVTTGRAFHGATLGAAPHTWINNCGGSIGYSLAAAIGAAIACPDRRVMTLTGDGSAMYMPQALWTMAREGLDITVVIWANRSYRILLGELSGVGVMNPGPRALDMLSLERPAIDWVAQAQSLGVPAVRVERAEEFAVALERGFAEAGPKLIEVLL from the coding sequence ATGAGCGAAATGAACGGCGCCGAAAGCCTGGTGCGCAGCCTGCTGCAAAGCGGGGTCGATACCTGTTTCACCAATCCCGGCACGTCCGAGATGCATTTCGTGGCCGCGCTCGATCAGGTGCCGGGCATGCGCTCGGTCCTGGCGCTGTTCGAGGGGGTCGCGACCGGGGCGGCGGATGGATATTACCGGATGGCGAGCAAACCGGCGGCGACCTTGCTGCATCTGGGGCCGGGCCTGGCCAACGGTATCTCGAACCTGCACAACGCCAAGAAGGCCGGGTCGGGCGTGGTCAATATTGTGGGTCAGCACGCAGCCAGCCATCTCGAGCTGGACGCGCCACTGACAGCGGATATCGAGGGGCTGGCGCGGCCGGTCTCGCATTGGGTCGAAACCTCGCTGTCTGCGGCGGATGTGGGGCGCGATGCCGCCCGCGCGGTACAGGCGGCACGCAGCGCGCCGGGGCAGGTGGCAACGCTGATCCTGCCCTCGGACACGGCCTGGACGCCGGGCGGGCAGGTCGCGCCCGCCCTGCCGGTGCCTACACGAGAGCCGGTCGAGGCGGAGATGCTGGAACAGGCCGTCGCCGCGCTGAGCGGGCCCGACAGCCTGTTGCTGCTGGGTGGTGAGGCTTTGAGCGCGGAAAATCTGGAGCGCGCCGGGCGGATCGCGGCGGCGACCGGCTGCGCGCTGCTGTCGGAATGGGCCAATGCGCGGGTGGAACGTGGCGCGGGCCGGGTGCCGGTGGCGCGGGTGCCCTATCCGATCGACATGGCGCTTGAGGCGCTGTCGCGGTTTCGGCGCATCGTCTTGCTGGGCGCCCGTCCTCCCATCGGCTTTTTTGCCTATCCGGGCAAACCTGCGGTTCTGACCCATCCCGAGGCAGAAATCATTGCGCTGGCCGATTGGGCCGCCGATCTGGATGGCGCACTGGCAGGGCTGGAACGGGCGGTGGGCGCTGCGGGTGTCGTGCCGGTGCTCGCGCCGCCTGTCGCACCGGGAACAGTTAGTGGCCCTTGTACGCCCGAAAGTGTCGCCGCCGTGCTGGGCCAACACATCCCCGAAGGTGCCATTGTGGTAGACGAGTCGGTGACCACCGGGCGCGCCTTTCACGGAGCCACGCTGGGCGCCGCGCCGCATACATGGATCAACAATTGCGGCGGCTCCATCGGCTATAGCCTGGCCGCCGCCATCGGCGCGGCCATCGCCTGCCCCGACCGCAGGGTTATGACGCTGACCGGCGATGGCTCGGCCATGTACATGCCACAGGCCCTGTGGACCATGGCGCGTGAAGGTCTGGATATCACCGTGGTGATCTGGGCCAACCGCAGCTATCGCATCCTGCTGGGCGAATTGTCGGGTGTGGGCGTGATGAACCCCGGCCCCCGCGCGCTGGATATGCTGAGCCTGGAGCGGCCCGCCATCGACTGGGTCGCACAGGCGCAAAGCCTTGGTGTGCCTGCTGTCCGGGTTGAGCGGGCCGAAGAGTTCGCCGTGGCGCTGGAGCGGGGATTTGCCGAGGCGGGTCCGAAGCTGATCGAGGTTCTGCTTTAG
- a CDS encoding DUF302 domain-containing protein, which translates to MRLAILALITCLALPVLAGDLNPRPGWAVHATAKTHAQLVEDTRAAITANGLGIVTQAGPTEAAARRGITIPGNRVIGAFNNDFAVRILALSTAAMIEAPIRFYVTENADGSATLGYKLPSQVFAPYLDEAGAELAAIAAELDARFAAVAAQAIASQ; encoded by the coding sequence ATGCGCCTTGCCATCCTCGCCCTGATCACCTGCCTTGCCCTGCCCGTATTGGCGGGCGACCTGAACCCGCGCCCGGGCTGGGCGGTGCACGCCACGGCCAAGACCCATGCACAACTGGTCGAGGATACCCGCGCCGCGATCACCGCAAACGGCTTGGGCATCGTCACCCAGGCAGGCCCGACCGAGGCCGCCGCCCGGCGCGGCATCACCATTCCCGGCAACCGGGTCATTGGCGCCTTCAACAACGATTTTGCGGTGCGGATACTGGCTCTGTCCACCGCCGCAATGATCGAGGCGCCGATCCGGTTCTATGTCACCGAGAACGCCGACGGCTCTGCCACGCTGGGCTACAAGCTGCCCTCGCAGGTGTTTGCCCCCTATCTGGACGAGGCTGGCGCCGAACTGGCCGCCATTGCCGCCGAGCTGGACGCGCGGTTTGCAGCGGTGGCGGCGCAGGCAATCGCCTCACAGTGA
- a CDS encoding thiamine pyrophosphate-binding protein: protein MSDPLPRAADLLARRLYEAGCRHAFGMPGGEVLTLVDALDKAGITFHLAKHENAAGFMAEAVHHRDGAPAILLATLGPGAMNGVNVVANALQDRVPMIVLTGCVDADEALTYTHQVMDHAQVFRPITKGSFRLTAEGSDIIADKAVSLAMQPRPGPVHIDVPIGVAATPVRETRRRRLTPAAPVAPGGTCLESARRWVAEARHPLAVIGLDVLADGSKCVLQAFLEHFEIPFVTTYKAKGILPEDHRLCLGGAGLSPLADGHLLPLVQAADLILCLGYDPIEMRPGWREVWDPESQRVIDISAVVNDHYMHQAGINIVADTGATLEAIAKGTTGHATWPGGEPQAARAALARAFPQDEVWGPAAIIAETRATLPEGTLATADSGAHRILLSQMWRCDEPRGLIQSSGLCTMGCALPMAIGLKLAEPDRPVISFSGDAGFLMVAGELSTAAEMGGNPIFLVFVDASLSLIELKQRGRQLPNRGVDFGHHDFAAIGRAFGGHGHTVRSRAELRAALEAAQAADRFTVIAAEIARGDYDGRI from the coding sequence ATGTCAGACCCCCTTCCCCGCGCCGCCGACCTGCTGGCCCGGCGGCTGTACGAGGCGGGCTGCCGCCATGCCTTTGGCATGCCCGGCGGCGAGGTGCTGACGCTGGTCGATGCGCTCGACAAGGCCGGGATAACCTTTCACCTGGCCAAGCATGAGAATGCCGCAGGTTTCATGGCCGAGGCGGTGCATCACCGCGACGGCGCGCCCGCGATTCTGCTGGCGACGCTGGGGCCGGGGGCGATGAACGGGGTCAATGTCGTCGCCAATGCGCTGCAGGACCGGGTGCCGATGATCGTGCTCACCGGCTGTGTCGATGCCGATGAGGCGCTGACCTATACCCATCAGGTGATGGACCATGCCCAGGTGTTCCGCCCGATCACCAAGGGCAGTTTCCGCCTGACCGCCGAAGGCTCGGATATCATCGCCGACAAGGCGGTGTCGCTGGCAATGCAGCCCCGCCCCGGCCCGGTGCATATCGACGTGCCGATCGGCGTGGCCGCTACCCCGGTGCGCGAGACAAGGCGGCGGCGGCTGACACCGGCGGCCCCCGTGGCGCCCGGCGGCACCTGTCTGGAAAGCGCCCGCCGCTGGGTCGCCGAGGCACGCCACCCGCTGGCGGTGATCGGCCTCGACGTGCTGGCGGACGGGTCGAAATGTGTCCTGCAAGCCTTTCTGGAACATTTCGAAATTCCCTTTGTCACCACCTACAAGGCCAAGGGCATCCTGCCCGAGGATCACCGACTTTGCCTGGGTGGCGCGGGCCTGTCACCACTGGCCGACGGCCACCTGCTGCCGCTGGTGCAGGCCGCCGACCTGATCCTGTGCCTGGGCTATGACCCGATCGAAATGCGCCCCGGCTGGCGCGAGGTCTGGGACCCCGAAAGCCAGCGGGTGATCGACATCTCGGCGGTGGTCAACGACCACTACATGCATCAGGCCGGGATCAATATCGTCGCCGATACCGGCGCCACACTCGAAGCCATCGCCAAGGGGACAACCGGGCACGCCACCTGGCCCGGGGGCGAACCGCAGGCGGCCCGTGCCGCGCTGGCCCGCGCCTTTCCGCAGGACGAGGTCTGGGGCCCCGCCGCCATCATCGCCGAGACCCGCGCCACCCTGCCCGAAGGCACATTGGCCACCGCCGATAGCGGCGCCCATCGCATCCTGCTGAGCCAGATGTGGCGCTGTGACGAGCCGCGCGGGCTGATCCAGTCCTCGGGCCTGTGCACCATGGGTTGCGCCCTGCCGATGGCAATCGGGCTCAAGCTGGCCGAACCCGACCGCCCGGTGATCAGCTTCTCGGGCGATGCCGGGTTCCTGATGGTCGCCGGAGAGCTGTCGACCGCCGCCGAGATGGGCGGCAACCCGATCTTTCTGGTGTTTGTCGATGCCAGCCTGTCGCTGATCGAGCTGAAGCAGCGCGGCCGCCAGTTGCCCAATCGGGGCGTCGATTTCGGGCATCACGACTTTGCCGCCATCGGCCGCGCCTTTGGCGGGCATGGACACACCGTGCGCTCGCGGGCAGAGTTGCGCGCGGCGCTGGAGGCGGCGCAGGCAGCGGACCGCTTCACGGTGATCGCCGCCGAAATTGCACGAGGGGATTACGATGGCCGGATCTGA
- a CDS encoding CaiB/BaiF CoA transferase family protein — translation MAGSEQPKGPLDGVRVLDLSRILAGPTCTQLLGDLGANVIKIENPGSGGDDTRQWGPPYVTDAEGNPSDLSAYFMAANRNKKSVTLDISTPEGQAQIRRLAAHADILIENFKPGGLAKYGLDYASIGPEFPSLVYCSISGFGQTGPNASKPGYDLMAQGFGGVMSLTGEPEGAPMKVGVGIADVMCGMYATVGILAALHHRERTGEGQHIDLALVDAQVAWMINEGVNYLTSGALPQRRGNAHPNIVPYDLYATSDGHVVLAVGNDSQFRRVCEFLDLAALADNPRFATNQARLQNRATLDALLRPALAARSKAEVIAGLEARKVTVGPVQTIDQVFASDQVAARQMQIDMESQAGPVHLIGNPLKLSRTPVTYRRAPPRCGQDTETVLSSDDPFAD, via the coding sequence ATGGCCGGATCTGAACAACCCAAAGGGCCGCTCGACGGGGTGCGCGTGCTGGACCTCAGCCGCATTCTGGCGGGGCCGACCTGCACCCAGCTCTTGGGCGATCTGGGCGCCAATGTGATCAAGATCGAGAACCCCGGTTCGGGCGGCGACGACACCCGCCAATGGGGGCCGCCCTATGTCACTGACGCCGAAGGCAACCCCAGCGATCTGAGCGCCTATTTCATGGCCGCCAACCGCAACAAGAAATCGGTGACGCTGGATATCTCGACGCCCGAGGGGCAGGCACAGATCCGGCGTCTGGCGGCACATGCCGATATCCTGATCGAGAATTTCAAACCCGGCGGGCTGGCCAAATACGGGCTGGACTATGCCAGCATCGGCCCCGAGTTCCCCAGCCTTGTCTATTGCTCGATCTCAGGCTTTGGCCAGACCGGCCCCAATGCCTCGAAACCGGGCTATGACCTTATGGCCCAAGGGTTTGGCGGTGTAATGTCCCTGACCGGAGAGCCCGAGGGCGCGCCCATGAAGGTGGGCGTGGGCATCGCCGACGTGATGTGTGGCATGTATGCGACCGTGGGCATCCTTGCCGCGCTGCATCACCGCGAGCGCACCGGCGAGGGTCAGCATATCGATCTGGCGCTGGTCGATGCGCAGGTGGCCTGGATGATCAACGAAGGCGTGAACTATCTGACCAGCGGCGCCCTGCCCCAACGGCGCGGCAATGCTCACCCCAACATCGTGCCCTATGACCTTTATGCCACCTCGGACGGGCATGTGGTGCTGGCGGTGGGCAATGACAGCCAGTTCCGCCGGGTCTGCGAGTTTCTCGACCTTGCCGCGCTGGCCGACAATCCGCGCTTTGCCACCAACCAGGCGCGGCTGCAGAACCGCGCCACGCTGGATGCGCTGCTGCGCCCAGCGCTGGCGGCGCGCAGCAAGGCCGAGGTGATCGCGGGGCTTGAGGCGCGCAAGGTGACGGTGGGGCCGGTGCAGACCATCGATCAGGTCTTTGCCAGCGACCAGGTCGCGGCCCGCCAGATGCAGATCGACATGGAATCACAGGCCGGTCCGGTGCATCTGATCGGCAACCCGCTGAAACTGTCGCGCACCCCGGTAACCTACCGCAGGGCGCCGCCGCGCTGTGGTCAGGACACCGAAACCGTACTTTCCTCGGACGATCCCTTCGCGGACTGA